One window of Myxocyprinus asiaticus isolate MX2 ecotype Aquarium Trade chromosome 6, UBuf_Myxa_2, whole genome shotgun sequence genomic DNA carries:
- the LOC127442386 gene encoding tiggy-winkle hedgehog protein — protein sequence MDVRLHLKQIALLCFICLFLTPCGLACGPGRGYGKRRHPKKLTPLAYKQFIPNVAEKTLGASGKYEGKITRNSDRFKELIPNYNPDIIFKDEENTNADRLMTQRCKDKLNSLAISVMNQWPGLKLRVTEGWDEDGHHFEESLHYEGRAVDITTSDRDKSKYGMLSRLAVEAGFDWVYYESKAHIHCSVKAENSVAAKSGGCFPGSGTVTLADGRRKHIKDLKVGERVLAADEKGNVLFSDFIMFMDHDPTTRRQFLVIETSEPFNKLTLTAAHLVFTGNGSVMRATFASNVMPGDTVLVSEGIHKTLESVTVTRIYTEEYEGSYAPVTAHGTIIVDQVLASCYAVIENHKWAHWAFAPVRLSHELMTWIFPARDSNVTFQEDGIHWYSNVLFHIGSWLLDRDSFHPLGISHLS from the exons ATGGACGTAAGACTGCATCTGAAGCAAATTGCTTTGCTGTGTTTTATCTGCCTGTTTTTAACACCTTGTGGATTAGCCTGTGGTCCTGGTAGAGGTTATGGAAAACGAAGACACCCAAAGAAATTAACACCGTTGGCTTACAAGCAATTCATTCCCAACGTGGCTGAGAAAACCCTTGGGGCCAGCGGCAAATACGAAGGCAAAATCACAAGGAATTCTGACAGATTTAAAGAGCTGATTCCCAATTATAATCCCGATATCATCTTTAAAGACGAGGAAAACACAAATGCTGACAGACTGATGACACAG CGCTGCAAGGACAAGTTAAACTCGTTGGCGATATCCGTCATGAACCAGTGGCCGGGCTTGAAACTGCGCGTCACGGAAGGCTGGGATGAGGACGGTCACCATTTCGAAGAATCTTTGCACTATGAGGGACGGGCGGTGGACATAACTACTTCAGACAGAGATAAAAGCAAGTATGGGATGCTGTCAAGGCTTGCAGTGGAAGCAGGATTCGACTGGGTCTATTACGAATCTAAAGCCCACATACATTGCTCTGTCAAAGCAG AAAATTCAGTTGCTGCTAAATCAGGGGGATGCTTTCCTGGATCTGGTACGGTGACACTTGCAGATGGGAGGAGGAAACATATAAAAGATCTCAAAGTGGGCGAGCGGGTTTTAGCAGCGGACGAGAAGGGAAATGTCTTGTTTAGCGACTTTATTATGTTTATGGACCACGATCCGACAACGAGAAGGCAATTCCTCGTCATCGAGACGTCGGAGCCTTTTAATAAACTCACCCTCACAGCAGCGCACCTAGTTTTCACGGGGAACGGTTCAGTTATGAGAGCAACATTTGCCAGCAATGTGATGCCTGGAGACACTGTTTTAGTGTCCGAAGGCATACACAAGACCCTCGAGAGCGTTACAGTGACGAGGATTTACACTGAAGAATACGAGGGCTCGTATGCGCCAGTCACCGCTCACGGAACAATAATAGTGGATCAGGTGCTGGCTTCGTGCTACGCGGTTATAGAGAATCACAAATGGGCACATTGGGCTTTTGCACCGGTCAGGTTAAGTCACGAGTTGATGACGTGGATTTTTCCAGCTCGTGATTCAAACGTCACTTTTCAGGAGGACGGCATCCACTGGTACTCCAATGTGCTTTTTCACATCGGCTCTTGGCTGCTGGACAGAGACTCTTTCCATCCACTCGGGATTTCACACTTGAGCTGA